The proteins below come from a single Anderseniella sp. Alg231-50 genomic window:
- a CDS encoding aconitase X, with protein sequence MSASLNLNDDCAAMLSGDQGPALQFAMQLVKRAANVMGASELVPVTFAHIDACFYAGRAHVDFARFMLEAGAKFKIPAWTNNGLVSLADENIRDPKTDMARGAKELMQLYAELGCRTVWTCAPYQLPGGPVLGDHIVVGESNAVSFYNAAVGARTNKYGDYLDVACGLTGYAPLSGLHTDAGRRAQILFDTSAVPDSLKRQDIYFHLLGTVVGQQAGKKVPAIDALDPDVSEDALKAVSAAAAAAGGVEHWHGIGRTPEAPDRQTAFAGRDPVKTVAVTLDTLSAARRSLTSAGDGPVEMVALGTPHFSFTEFADLIPMLQGRKINPATKLYISTSRHVRDLAAQKGWIEALEDAGAEIIVDTCTYFSPAVRGCKGRVMTNAAKWAWYAPGMLGVEVCFGSLAECAETAVRGDVWRDQALWQGLD encoded by the coding sequence ATGAGCGCAAGCCTGAACCTGAACGATGACTGCGCGGCGATGCTCTCCGGTGACCAGGGTCCGGCGCTGCAGTTCGCCATGCAACTGGTGAAGCGCGCGGCCAACGTTATGGGCGCAAGCGAGCTTGTCCCGGTCACATTCGCCCATATTGACGCCTGCTTTTACGCCGGCCGCGCCCATGTGGACTTTGCCCGCTTCATGCTCGAGGCAGGCGCAAAGTTCAAAATCCCGGCCTGGACCAATAACGGCCTGGTCAGCCTTGCCGATGAAAACATCCGTGATCCGAAAACCGACATGGCCCGTGGCGCCAAGGAACTGATGCAGCTTTATGCCGAGCTTGGCTGCCGTACCGTGTGGACCTGTGCGCCGTACCAGCTTCCCGGCGGACCGGTTTTGGGCGATCACATCGTAGTCGGTGAAAGCAATGCGGTGAGTTTCTACAACGCTGCCGTCGGCGCGCGCACCAACAAGTACGGCGACTATCTCGACGTCGCCTGCGGGCTGACCGGCTACGCTCCCCTGTCCGGCCTGCACACCGATGCAGGACGCCGTGCGCAGATACTGTTTGATACGTCTGCGGTTCCCGACAGCCTGAAACGGCAGGACATCTACTTCCATCTGCTCGGCACCGTCGTGGGCCAGCAGGCCGGCAAGAAGGTTCCGGCAATTGACGCCCTTGACCCGGATGTAAGTGAAGATGCCTTGAAAGCGGTTTCCGCTGCTGCTGCCGCCGCCGGTGGTGTCGAGCACTGGCACGGCATTGGCCGCACACCGGAAGCGCCGGACAGGCAGACGGCGTTTGCCGGTCGCGACCCTGTCAAAACCGTGGCTGTCACTCTCGACACGCTCAGCGCCGCCCGGCGCAGCCTGACCAGCGCCGGCGACGGCCCGGTTGAAATGGTGGCTCTCGGCACGCCGCATTTTTCGTTTACGGAGTTCGCTGACCTCATACCGATGTTGCAGGGGCGCAAAATCAACCCGGCCACGAAACTGTATATTTCCACCAGCCGTCACGTGCGCGATCTTGCGGCGCAGAAAGGCTGGATAGAAGCGCTTGAGGACGCCGGGGCCGAGATCATTGTCGATACCTGCACCTATTTTTCGCCCGCCGTGCGCGGCTGCAAAGGCCGCGTCATGACCAACGCCGCCAAGTGGGCCTGGTATGCGCCCGGCATGCTGGGTGTCGAAGTGTGCTTCGGCTCACTTGCCGAATGCGCCGAAACCGCTGTCAGAGGCGATGTCTGGCGCGATCAAGCCCTGTGGCAGGGGCTGGACTGA
- a CDS encoding HAD-IA family hydrolase — translation MTATHNCAVIFDVDGPLLHLRKPEEDAFFTPLEQVFGITGLSRDWDSYRVRNDHDIIHQVLSEHLGDRFERAHYDAYVDAYDAELKDGFASGRLEVSIVPKAPDIVTALAATPGMALGIATANLRCAAEIRLRQAGLWDNLSAYPGTADKSGHKHQVLARVISDLALPADRVVYIGDNLNDLEAGRKNGTHFIGFHVHADRRQRLTDNGAEFVTGDHKETLALITRMLTLAR, via the coding sequence ATGACCGCAACCCACAATTGCGCGGTCATTTTTGACGTGGATGGTCCGCTCCTGCATTTGCGGAAGCCGGAGGAAGACGCGTTTTTTACGCCTCTGGAACAGGTATTCGGCATTACCGGCCTGTCGCGCGACTGGGACAGTTACCGGGTTCGCAATGATCACGACATCATTCACCAGGTGCTGAGCGAACACCTTGGCGACAGGTTCGAGCGGGCTCATTACGACGCCTATGTCGACGCCTATGATGCCGAATTGAAAGACGGCTTTGCCAGCGGCAGGCTTGAAGTCAGCATTGTCCCGAAGGCGCCTGACATCGTCACCGCACTTGCCGCCACGCCGGGGATGGCGCTAGGCATCGCAACCGCAAACCTGAGATGTGCCGCGGAAATACGTCTTCGCCAAGCCGGATTGTGGGACAATCTGAGCGCCTATCCCGGCACAGCAGACAAGAGCGGCCACAAGCATCAAGTGCTGGCCCGCGTCATCTCGGACCTGGCGCTGCCTGCCGATCGTGTTGTGTACATCGGCGATAACCTGAACGATCTTGAAGCAGGCCGGAAAAACGGCACCCACTTTATTGGTTTTCATGTGCATGCCGACCGCCGGCAACGGCTGACGGACAATGGTGCCGAGTTTGTCACCGGCGACCACAAAGAGACGCTTGCACTGATAACCAGGATGCTGACACTCGCCCGATGA
- a CDS encoding 5-guanidino-2-oxopentanoate decarboxylase, which translates to MRDGGVSVGEALVGLLEAYGVTDVFGIPGVHNVEMYRALPRSGITHVLTRHEQGAGFMADGYARASGKPGVCFTITGPGLTNIMTPMGQAYSDSVPMLVISSTLDVKNWGQGRGRLHEMRSQLNAAATVSQIAATCYSARDVQDRVAEAFSLFASARPRPVYLEIPLDVLKQPAGRGWKPRALASKPRATPDEIASAVARLSAAARPVIILGGGARRAGTAAAKIAEKTGAVIFTTIAAKGAIADDHPLLAGSLLPNPLATKVIMAADAILAVGTELSETDLWYQTFDITTGLIRVDIDPASLARPYPADLPITGDAEAVLSDIADSLPDQNKADARAGQVRELRIACADGHDDLRQTITTVLDTVRAAVPADTIIASDMTQIAYAANEVLRFSQPDCYLHPAGFGTLGYALPAAVGARVACPDRPVIAMAGDYGVQYTINELGTAAELGKPLVVLLWNNDALGQIRDDMVHKGIQPNAVTLINPDFAALAKAYNCDAIRPQTLDELSSALKTGLAAEGPVLIEVRPAIVKG; encoded by the coding sequence ATGAGAGATGGTGGTGTCAGCGTCGGTGAAGCGCTGGTTGGATTGCTGGAAGCTTATGGCGTAACCGACGTGTTCGGCATCCCCGGCGTACACAATGTCGAGATGTACCGGGCCCTGCCGCGCTCTGGCATCACCCACGTCCTGACCCGGCACGAGCAGGGCGCCGGCTTCATGGCCGACGGCTATGCCCGCGCATCCGGCAAGCCCGGCGTGTGCTTTACCATTACCGGTCCCGGCCTCACCAACATCATGACGCCGATGGGCCAGGCCTATTCGGACTCGGTGCCGATGCTGGTGATCTCCTCGACCCTGGACGTGAAGAACTGGGGCCAGGGCCGAGGCAGGCTGCATGAAATGCGCTCGCAACTCAACGCGGCTGCAACCGTGTCGCAGATCGCAGCCACCTGTTACTCAGCCAGGGACGTTCAGGACCGGGTTGCCGAAGCGTTCTCACTGTTTGCTTCCGCCAGGCCCCGGCCGGTGTATCTGGAGATTCCGCTCGACGTGCTCAAGCAGCCGGCCGGTAGAGGCTGGAAACCGCGCGCACTGGCGTCAAAACCCCGGGCCACGCCCGACGAGATCGCAAGTGCCGTTGCCCGGCTGTCGGCTGCGGCCAGGCCGGTCATCATTCTGGGCGGCGGCGCCCGCCGTGCCGGTACTGCCGCAGCCAAGATCGCCGAAAAGACCGGCGCCGTGATCTTCACCACTATAGCTGCCAAGGGCGCCATTGCGGACGACCATCCGTTGCTGGCCGGCTCGTTGCTGCCAAATCCTCTGGCCACAAAAGTCATCATGGCCGCAGACGCCATTCTGGCGGTTGGCACGGAACTGTCTGAAACAGACCTGTGGTACCAGACATTCGACATCACCACGGGTCTCATCCGGGTGGACATCGATCCAGCCTCGCTGGCCCGGCCCTATCCGGCCGACCTGCCGATCACCGGCGATGCGGAAGCAGTATTGTCAGACATCGCGGACAGCCTGCCGGACCAGAATAAGGCCGACGCCCGCGCCGGCCAGGTCAGGGAATTGCGGATTGCCTGTGCTGACGGTCATGATGATCTGCGCCAGACCATCACCACGGTGCTGGACACGGTTCGCGCCGCCGTACCGGCTGACACGATCATCGCGTCCGACATGACGCAGATCGCCTATGCAGCCAATGAAGTGTTGCGGTTTTCGCAACCTGACTGCTACCTGCATCCAGCCGGTTTCGGCACTTTAGGCTATGCGCTGCCGGCAGCCGTCGGGGCACGCGTCGCCTGTCCAGACCGCCCCGTGATTGCCATGGCCGGAGACTATGGCGTGCAGTACACCATCAATGAACTGGGCACTGCTGCTGAGCTGGGCAAGCCCCTGGTTGTCCTGTTGTGGAACAATGATGCACTGGGCCAGATCCGCGATGACATGGTCCACAAGGGCATCCAGCCGAACGCCGTCACCCTGATCAACCCGGATTTCGCCGCCTTGGCCAAAGCCTATAACTGCGACGCCATCAGGCCGCAGACACTGGACGAGTTGTCATCGGCCCTAAAGACCGGCCTGGCTGCTGAAGGACCGGTACTGATCGAGGTCCGTCCCGCAATCGTGAAGGGCTGA
- a CDS encoding FAD-dependent oxidoreductase has translation MSRIFDIVVVGGGMAGFSAAAELAETHKVCVIEREPQAGYHSTGRSAATFVPSYGPPAIQALAKASEAFFEAAPNDFAAAPLLSPRGEIMMVGPGDEAHMAEGEALGLRPLPLDELKHRVPLMKTDALIAALSDDHARDLDVDLLLQGYMKLFRARGGTVATKTEVTGFTRHYGAWQVQTTDGDLSCAMVVNATGAWATPVAELAKAQSIEVTPKRRSAVLLDLPQSAGVDQWPLCFGAGETFYFKPMGGKLMLSPADATPVEPHDAWADDMALAEAVEKFHNVIDFEVTHIGHTWGGLRSFAEDGNPVVGFDDEVDNFFWLAGQGGYGIQTAPALSRLSAALIDGRQIPDDIAAQGLEPATISPARFGT, from the coding sequence ATGAGCAGAATTTTTGACATCGTGGTAGTTGGCGGCGGCATGGCCGGATTTTCAGCAGCCGCCGAACTTGCCGAAACCCACAAGGTCTGCGTGATCGAGCGCGAACCGCAGGCGGGCTATCATTCAACCGGCAGGTCAGCGGCAACCTTTGTCCCAAGCTATGGCCCGCCGGCCATCCAGGCGCTGGCAAAGGCAAGCGAGGCATTTTTTGAAGCTGCCCCCAATGACTTTGCCGCTGCACCGCTTCTGTCACCGCGCGGCGAGATAATGATGGTCGGACCCGGTGACGAGGCCCACATGGCGGAAGGCGAAGCACTGGGCCTGCGCCCGTTGCCGCTCGACGAGCTGAAACACAGGGTTCCGCTGATGAAAACCGATGCGCTGATCGCAGCCTTGAGCGACGATCATGCCCGCGACCTGGATGTGGACCTGCTGCTGCAGGGCTACATGAAACTGTTCAGGGCGCGCGGCGGCACCGTGGCGACCAAAACTGAAGTAACAGGTTTTACCCGGCACTATGGCGCCTGGCAGGTGCAGACCACCGATGGCGATCTGAGCTGCGCCATGGTTGTAAACGCAACCGGTGCATGGGCCACACCGGTTGCCGAACTGGCAAAAGCACAGTCGATTGAGGTCACCCCCAAGCGCCGCTCTGCTGTCCTGCTTGACCTGCCGCAAAGCGCCGGTGTCGATCAGTGGCCATTGTGCTTTGGCGCCGGTGAAACCTTTTACTTCAAGCCCATGGGCGGCAAGCTGATGCTGTCACCGGCCGATGCGACACCGGTAGAACCGCATGATGCCTGGGCTGATGACATGGCACTGGCCGAAGCGGTCGAGAAATTCCACAACGTGATCGACTTTGAGGTCACCCATATCGGTCATACCTGGGGCGGCCTGCGCAGTTTTGCAGAAGATGGCAACCCGGTCGTGGGCTTTGACGATGAGGTCGACAATTTCTTCTGGCTGGCCGGCCAGGGCGGCTACGGCATTCAGACGGCACCGGCGTTATCCAGACTGTCCGCTGCGCTGATCGACGGGAGACAAATACCCGATGATATTGCCGCTCAGGGGCTTGAACCCGCAACCATATCGCCTGCAAGGTTCGGCACTTGA
- the doeA gene encoding ectoine hydrolase DoeA (DoeA (degradation of ectoine A) is also called EutD (ectoine utilization D).), whose amino-acid sequence MSEAVLHFSHDEYQARIAKTRAEMSARGLDLVIVSDPSNMGWLTGYDGWSFYVHQAVLLGLEGEPVWWGRSMDANGAYRTAFMAHDNIIGYPDHFVQSSERHPMDHLSGVIAGRGWQGARIGVEMDNYWFTAAAWESLKSHLPDATFSDANGLVNWQRAVKSPAETGFMRRAAGIVERMHATIVDMAEPGLPKNALVAELYKVSIEGANGHWGDYPAIVPMLPSGMDATAPHLTWNDQPFKSGESTFFEIAGCYRRYNCPQSRTLFLGQVPQKYLDAEKAVLEAVDKGLEQAKPGNTCEDIAIAFYDTLERHGFSKDSRTGYSIGLSYPPDWGERTMSFRRGDKTVLEPGMIFHFMPALWLDDGGLEITEPILITDTGVECLCNTPRKLFVKG is encoded by the coding sequence ATGAGTGAAGCAGTATTGCATTTTTCACATGACGAGTATCAGGCGCGCATTGCGAAAACCCGCGCTGAAATGAGTGCGCGCGGGCTTGACCTTGTCATTGTGTCGGACCCGTCCAACATGGGCTGGCTGACGGGGTATGACGGCTGGTCGTTTTACGTGCACCAGGCGGTTTTGCTTGGCCTTGAGGGCGAGCCGGTGTGGTGGGGACGCTCGATGGATGCCAACGGTGCCTACAGGACCGCGTTCATGGCACACGACAACATCATCGGATACCCTGATCATTTCGTGCAGTCTTCAGAGCGTCATCCGATGGATCACCTGTCCGGCGTCATTGCCGGGCGCGGCTGGCAGGGTGCGCGCATAGGCGTTGAGATGGACAATTACTGGTTTACCGCAGCCGCGTGGGAAAGCCTGAAATCGCATTTGCCCGATGCCACCTTCAGCGACGCCAACGGGCTGGTGAACTGGCAGCGTGCCGTCAAGTCGCCCGCCGAGACCGGGTTCATGCGCCGTGCCGCCGGTATTGTCGAGCGCATGCATGCAACCATCGTCGACATGGCGGAACCGGGGCTGCCCAAGAACGCGCTGGTGGCGGAGTTGTACAAGGTGTCGATTGAGGGAGCCAATGGCCACTGGGGTGATTATCCGGCCATCGTGCCGATGCTGCCGTCGGGCATGGATGCAACCGCGCCGCACCTGACCTGGAATGACCAGCCGTTCAAATCCGGCGAGAGCACGTTCTTTGAAATCGCCGGTTGTTACAGGCGGTACAACTGCCCGCAGTCGCGCACGTTGTTTCTGGGTCAGGTGCCGCAAAAGTACCTGGATGCCGAAAAGGCGGTGCTGGAGGCCGTGGACAAGGGATTGGAGCAGGCAAAACCGGGGAACACTTGTGAGGATATCGCCATTGCGTTTTACGATACGCTGGAGCGGCACGGGTTTTCCAAGGATTCGCGGACCGGCTACTCCATCGGACTGAGCTATCCGCCGGACTGGGGCGAGCGCACCATGTCGTTCCGGCGTGGCGACAAGACGGTGCTTGAACCCGGCATGATCTTCCATTTCATGCCGGCGCTGTGGCTCGATGACGGGGGCCTGGAAATCACCGAGCCGATCCTGATTACCGATACCGGCGTGGAGTGCCTGTGCAACACGCCGCGCAAGCTGTTTGTGAAGGGATAA
- a CDS encoding DNA-3-methyladenine glycosylase I — protein sequence MRHFAEIETLAANNKGGEAAMQALLQTVPDQSEVMALPDDRWLANFARCIFNSGFNWKVIEKKWPGFEEAFHGFNPNFLAMLPDEEYEALLKDTRIVRHGAKIMSVRDNAIWLVELARQHGTAAKFLGAWPASDQIGLLELMKKQGSRLGGNTGQYALRFIGKDGFILSADVTNALMREGVVAKIPSSKKDMTAVQAAFNQWHEETGRPYTHLSRILAMSVG from the coding sequence ATGCGTCACTTTGCTGAGATCGAGACCCTCGCCGCCAACAACAAGGGCGGAGAAGCCGCCATGCAGGCCCTGCTGCAAACAGTGCCGGACCAGTCGGAAGTGATGGCACTGCCGGATGACCGCTGGCTGGCCAATTTTGCCCGCTGCATTTTCAATTCCGGCTTCAACTGGAAGGTCATCGAGAAGAAATGGCCGGGCTTTGAGGAGGCGTTTCACGGCTTCAATCCCAATTTCCTGGCGATGTTGCCGGACGAGGAATATGAGGCACTGCTCAAGGACACCCGCATTGTCCGTCACGGCGCGAAAATCATGTCGGTGCGCGACAATGCCATCTGGCTGGTCGAGCTGGCGCGGCAACACGGCACCGCGGCAAAGTTCCTCGGCGCCTGGCCCGCGTCAGACCAGATCGGACTGCTGGAACTGATGAAGAAACAGGGGTCGCGGCTGGGCGGAAACACCGGTCAGTATGCGCTGCGCTTCATCGGCAAGGACGGGTTTATCCTGTCGGCGGATGTCACCAACGCGCTTATGCGTGAGGGGGTCGTCGCCAAAATTCCGTCGTCAAAAAAAGACATGACTGCGGTGCAGGCCGCCTTCAACCAGTGGCATGAGGAAACCGGCCGACCCTACACCCATCTAAGCCGGATTCTGGCGATGAGTGTGGGCTAG
- a CDS encoding TetR family transcriptional regulator, with amino-acid sequence MRDENKTARKQRIEAAALELLAEKGYLATSMLSVAKRARASNETLYNWYGNKQGLFRSLVEANAGEVKALLENDLAQERPPEATLKALGPLLLGLLVSDKAITLNRAAAADPSGELARELTQAGRDTVAPLIADVFIKARGAGILAFDDAGEAVGLYLDLLVGDLQIRRVLGAVPVLTQAGTDRRAAVALDNLLILLKVGEDVN; translated from the coding sequence GTGCGGGATGAAAACAAGACAGCGCGCAAGCAGCGTATCGAGGCGGCGGCTCTGGAGTTGTTGGCCGAGAAGGGTTACCTGGCCACGTCGATGTTGTCGGTGGCGAAGCGCGCCAGGGCTTCGAACGAAACGCTGTACAACTGGTACGGCAACAAGCAGGGACTGTTCAGGTCACTCGTCGAGGCCAATGCCGGTGAAGTGAAAGCATTGCTGGAAAACGACCTGGCTCAGGAACGGCCACCGGAGGCGACCTTGAAGGCGCTTGGGCCCCTGCTGTTGGGACTGCTGGTCAGTGACAAGGCCATCACCCTCAACAGGGCGGCTGCTGCGGACCCATCAGGTGAACTGGCGCGCGAACTGACCCAGGCGGGCAGGGATACCGTCGCGCCCCTGATTGCGGATGTTTTCATCAAGGCCCGGGGCGCCGGCATCCTGGCATTTGACGATGCCGGCGAGGCAGTGGGGCTTTATCTGGACCTGCTGGTCGGTGACCTGCAGATCAGGCGGGTGCTGGGTGCTGTGCCGGTGTTGACGCAAGCGGGCACGGACCGGCGTGCGGCTGTGGCGCTGGACAACTTGCTGATATTGCTGAAGGTGGGCGAAGACGTAAACTGA
- a CDS encoding LysR substrate-binding domain-containing protein, which translates to MIDQLRQMAIFARTIDHGSFRAAARAMRLSPSVVSHQVSELEKRLGTALIYRSTRSLSLTRDGERLLASARTMIEAAEDGLQSVSDQAREPSGELRLTMPAVLARSKLVEQIAGFTVINRKVQLTMDFSDSRKSLIGDGFDLAIRMGWLKDSALIARKLSSVKRRLVAAKSYLENRTRPGSPADLNDWDWLELSPVRAKQPKFQKAGHKTTTLKPASRISVNDAHALYQFARAGAGLAFIPDFLAEDDVTAGVMEYVLPDWQVEDIGIYAVWPQNAPKHGLTKYLVDHLAD; encoded by the coding sequence ATGATAGATCAATTGCGCCAGATGGCGATATTCGCCAGGACTATCGATCACGGTTCATTCCGGGCTGCTGCCAGGGCCATGCGGCTGTCTCCGTCGGTTGTCAGTCACCAGGTATCGGAACTGGAAAAACGGCTTGGCACGGCTCTGATCTATCGCTCGACACGCAGCCTGTCTCTGACACGTGACGGCGAGCGTCTGCTTGCATCCGCGCGCACCATGATCGAGGCGGCAGAAGACGGGCTCCAGTCGGTCTCCGACCAGGCCCGGGAACCATCCGGGGAACTGCGCCTGACAATGCCCGCGGTCCTGGCGCGCTCAAAGCTGGTTGAACAGATCGCCGGATTCACCGTGATCAATCGAAAAGTACAACTGACGATGGACTTTTCAGATAGCCGCAAGAGTCTGATCGGTGATGGTTTCGACCTGGCGATCCGCATGGGCTGGCTCAAGGACAGCGCCCTCATCGCCCGCAAGCTCAGCAGTGTGAAGCGCCGGCTTGTGGCGGCCAAATCCTACCTCGAGAACCGGACGAGACCGGGGTCGCCTGCAGATTTGAACGACTGGGACTGGCTTGAGCTTTCTCCGGTCAGGGCCAAGCAGCCGAAATTTCAAAAAGCCGGACACAAGACCACGACCCTGAAACCGGCTTCCCGCATAAGCGTGAACGACGCACATGCGCTGTACCAGTTTGCCCGCGCCGGGGCAGGGTTGGCTTTCATTCCCGATTTTCTCGCCGAAGACGATGTAACAGCCGGCGTGATGGAATACGTACTCCCCGACTGGCAGGTAGAAGACATCGGGATATATGCCGTCTGGCCCCAGAACGCGCCCAAGCATGGTTTGACTAAGTACCTGGTTGACCATCTTGCAGATTGA